Genomic DNA from Deltaproteobacteria bacterium:
AAAGAAAATACAAGTTCGACGTGGGCCTGGAATTCGTTGACCTGACGTCCGAGCAGAGAGAACGCCTCAACACCCTGCTGACTACTGCGGCTGAGTCCTAGGTTATCAGGCTCAGGGCGCAAGGCATCCGGCGAAGATTGAGCAAAGCAACTTTCCCCCGATGCCTGATTGCCGTGGTAATAGGCCGAAGCGCTGTACTGTATCCCGACAACTGTTAACAGATAACGGCTGATGGAAAATTGCTGGCGGCTGACCTGAAGGCTGAGCCAGCGGCCAGTACTACAATGGCGTCATGGCGCAATTGCTTGCCGAAATAGATATCAACAGGGACAATGCAGGCTAAAGCCTGCGGCAACCAGGTCGTTGCCGTGCCTCCAGTTCCCTCTCCCGCCTGGTTGAAGATATCGGTTATCAGGTGCACTTTCATTTTGCCATCAACCGTTATCAATTATCTGGTTATCAGCTATCACGGCCGGGGACGGCGCCTGGCGCCATTTTCACCGGACGCCTGGCGCCAACCCTATGTAAACATATTTATGTGACAGTTGCTGGCAATTTTCAGGTAGTCCTCGGCAGTCATTATTTCAACACCGTCGATGAAATCGTCTTCTGAGAGCTCCATCATATCGACGGTCATCTTGCAGGCAACCAGGCGCACACCCTCTGCCTGGGCCATGTCCATGAGATCACCCAGGTCCGGGATGCCGGCCTTTTCAATTTTTCCCTTCATCATCATGGTCGCCATGGTGCTCATGCCGGGTATGGCACCCATGACTCCGAGGGGCTTGA
This window encodes:
- a CDS encoding DsrE/DsrF/DrsH-like family protein; translated protein: MARTAVDLELEAARQPEAAPKACTFICSRDTLDGAYPALILAVNARRQGMEATVFYTFMGLNLLRKNWLNKVKFKPLGVMGAIPGMSTMATMMMKGKIEKAGIPDLGDLMDMAQAEGVRLVACKMTVDMMELSEDDFIDGVEIMTAEDYLKIASNCHINMFT